One genomic region from Populus nigra chromosome 8, ddPopNigr1.1, whole genome shotgun sequence encodes:
- the LOC133700346 gene encoding probable fucosyltransferase 8, whose translation MEIFEVVKDKLGFDSKRYSTLLLVCAIALPVSFMILIMYQNPSFDLSGGLAKAEKSGNVPIINADFKNDSSPPAFIPDGRLRKRHLPPGFGNGTSSKNNSLPHANETDEKQLNRTLAPGFRKESGSRNDSFGNGTSSKNNSLPHTSGPNEKQLNRTLAPGFRKESSSRKDSFGNGASSKYNSSPNAGRPDEKQDNGTSAPEFLKESDSRNDSSQSTRMPDDKLLDGLLAPGFDERSCLSRYRSSLYRKTSPHKPSSYLLSKLRRYEDLHKRCGPHTKPYNKAFKRLKYSHGSSGGCNYLVWIPVNGLGNRMISLASTFLYALLTDRVLLVELGNDMSDLFCEPFPNSSWMLPKNFPRVVEFRSPDKRHARGYGNQLKNGIINESMESLPSYTFLNLDHSHYDLDRLSFYCNQNPTLLRKVPWLFLISDQYFAPSFFLTPTFKKEVQRMFPEKETVFHHLGRYLFHPSNEAWGLIIRFYQAYLAKADERIGLQIRVFNTKTTTVQTVLDELLKCTQKEKLLPQVDPQSPVAAPSKNQRSKAILVTSLYTEFFENISSTYWAKPTVTGEVIGVYQPSHEEIQHFGDNMHNMKAWAEMYLLSLSDVLVTSAWSTFGYVAQGLGGLKPWVLYKIEQGNTRNPSCVRDLSMEPCFHFPPTYDCRTKTKMNAGSLFPYLKYCEDLDWGVKLVGDHQELQL comes from the exons ATGGAAATCTTTGAAGTAGTGAAGGATAAATTGGGGTTTGATTCCAAGAGATACTCAACATTATTACTTGTGTGTGCCATTGCTTTGCCTGTGTCTTTCATGATATTGATTATGTATCAGAACCCATCATTTGATCTAAGTGGAGGATTAGCCAAGGCTGAGAAATCTGGAAATGTCCCAATAATCAATGCTG attttaaaaatgattcttCACCACCTGCCTTCATCCCTGATGGAAGACTGCGTAAGAGGCATTTGCCTCCTGGATTTGGCAATGGAACTAGTTCAAAAAACAATTCCTTGCCGCATGCCAACGAGACTGATGAGAAGCAGCTTAACAGAACTTTGGCTCCAGGATTTCGGAAAGAATCAGGCTCGAGAAATGATTCCTTCGGCAATGGAActagttcaaaaaataattccttGCCGCATACCAGCGGGCCTAATGAGAAGCAGCTTAACAGAACTTTGGCTCCAGGATTTCGGAAAGAATCAAGCTCAAGAAAAGATTCCTTTGGAAATGGCGCAAGTTCAAAATATAATTCCTCGCCGAATGCCGGCAGGCCTGACGAGAAGCAGGATAATGGAACTTCGGCACCTGAATTTCTGAAAGAATCAGATTCAAGAAACGATTCCTCTCAGAGTACCAGAATGCCTGATGATAAATTGCTTGATGGACTTCTGGCTCCTGGATTTGATGAAAGGTCTTGCTTAAGTAGGTATCGTTCTTCCCTATATCGCAAAACTTCACCCCATAAGCCCTCTTCCTATCTACTTTCAAAACTACGTAGGTACGAAGATCTCCATAAACGTTGTGGACCTCATACCAAACCCTACAACAAAGCCTTTAAGAGACTCAAATATAGCCATGGCAGTAGTGGAGGATGTAACTACCTTGTATGGATACCTGTTAATGGTCTGGGAAACAGGATGATAAGCCTGGCTTCCACATTTCTTTATGCCCTCCTCACAGATCGAGTCCTACTCGTTGAACTTGGAAATGACATGTCTGATCTATTTTGCGAGCCATTTCCAAATTCATCATGGATGCTGCCCAAGAACTTCCCCCGTGTGGTTGAGTTTCGCAGTCCTGACAAGAGACATGCTCGTGGCTATGGAAACCAGTTAAAGAATGGCATTATAAACGAGTCGATGGAATCGCTGCCGTCTTATACATTCCTGAATCTAGATCATTCTCATTATGATCTGGATAGACTAAGTTTTTATTGCAATCAAAATCCAACTCTTCTCCGAAAGGTACCTTGGTTGTTTCTGATATCAGATCAATATTTTGCCCCCTCTTTCTTCTTGACGCCAACTTTCAAAAAAGAAGTACAGAGAATGTTCCCTGAGAAAGAAACTGTTTTCCATCACTTGGGTCGCTATCTTTTCCATCCTTCAAATGAGGCATGGGGGCTAATCATCAGGTTCTACCAGGCATACCTAGCCAAAGCAGATGAGAGGATTGGCCTCCAAATTAGAGTATTCAACACCAAAACAACTACAGTTCAAACTGTTCTTGATGAACTGTTAAAATGCACACAGAAGGAAAAATTGTTGCCACAAGTGGATCCACAAAGTCCTGTAGCTGCTCCATCCAAAAACCAAAGATCGAAAGCTATTCTAGTAACATCTCTATATACGGAGTTCTTCGAAAACATAAGTAGCACATACTGGGCTAAACCAACTGTGACAGGTGAAGTCATAGGGGTTTACCAGCCAAGCCACGAAGAAATTCAACACTTTGGGGATAATATGCACAACATGAAGGCATGGGCTGAAATGTATCTGCTAAGTTTGAGTGACGTGCTGGTGACAAGTGCTTGGTCTACTTTTGGATATGTGGCCCAAGGTCTAGGGGGTCTGAAACCATGGGTCCTGTACAAGATAGAGCAAGGAAACACCCGAAATCCATCTTGTGTAAGAGACTTATCCATGGAGCCTTGTTTTCATTTCCCTCCAACTTATGACTGCAGAACAAAGACCAAGATGAATGCTGGTTCTCTGTTTCCTTATTTGAAATATTGTGAGGATCTGGATTGGGGAGTCAAGCTAGTTGGTGATCATCAGGAGCTGCAGCTATAG